One stretch of Pieris brassicae chromosome 8, ilPieBrab1.1, whole genome shotgun sequence DNA includes these proteins:
- the LOC123713035 gene encoding uncharacterized protein LOC123713035, which translates to MFWRTVLLGAFVTSVSGHGRVLRPPGRASMWRVGFNSPPNYDDDGLNCGGFDRQYRTNRGKCGVCGDAYDMRPPRTHELGGTYGKGTVVGTYRSGQILEVTVEITAFHKGYWYFKICPDPKRETQRCFDKYPLHLEDGGVHYYPTKGGKHRTRYRLPNGLSCDHCVLQWRYVAGNNWGRCDNGTEGVGCGNQETFGACSDISISPFRYLDAESIPLDIKSAEGLFKLLQKANVAPFTTKPKKKPNKKKNRRQPRKRNKRKRKKVESMDSWFSNWI; encoded by the exons atgTTCTGGCGGACAGTACTGCTTGGAGCCTTCGTGACGTCAGTGTCTGGTCATGGGCGGGTACTACGGCCTCCCGGTAGAGCTTCCATGTGGCGTGTGGGGTTCAACAGCCCACCGAATTATGATGATGACGGCCTCAATTGCGGCGGTTTCGATAGACAATACAGGACAAATCGGGGAAA ATGCGGGGTCTGTGGTGACGCATACGATATGAGGCCCCCTCGCACCCACGAATTAGGAGGCACATATGGTAAGGGCACGGTAGTTGGCACATATAGATCTGGGCAAATCTTGGAAGTAACAGTCGAGATCACCGCCTTCCACAAAGGCTATTGGTACTTCAAAATCTGTCCAGATCCCAAAAGGGAGACCCAGAGGTGCTTCGACAAGTACCCTTTACATCTAGAAGATGGTGGAGTACATTACTACCCAACGAAGGGAGGAAAACATAGAACGCGTTATCGCCTACCTAACGGGCTTTCGTGTGACCATTGCGTTTTACAATGGCGATATGTAGCTGGTAATAACTGGGGACGATGTGACAATGGAACCGAGGGTGTTGGTTGTGGAAATCAAGAGACCTTTGGAGCCTGTTCTGATATATCCATCTCTCCGTTTAGATATCTTGACGCGGAGAGTATACCGTTGGATATTAAGTCTGCAGAAg gcCTCTTCAAGTTGCTACAAAAAGCAAATGTGGCGCCATTTACCACAAAACCTAAGAAAAAACCCAACAAGAAGAAAAACCGTAGACAACCTAGAAAAAGGAATAAGCGGAAAAGGAAAAAG gtgGAGTCCATGGACTCGTGGTTCTCGAACTGGATTTAA